Proteins encoded within one genomic window of Marinihelvus fidelis:
- a CDS encoding glycoside hydrolase family 172 protein: MNPFDTPWRIPAGIQSRSISFENPTGKRGAGGRAASPLGPGRKGDPVRHVHDGETVVLADIQGRGTIRHIWMTLHDKPQLLRGSVIRIYWDGHDQPSVDVPVGEFFGFAHGRCSGFQSALHSVTSTRGMNSWLPMPFRSAARIEFHNRSGARLPLFYQVDYTLGDDHGDDAGTLHASFNRQNPTTPGRDFEILPERAGRIRYLGCVLGVRPLDPLWWGEGEMKAYLDGDDEWPTICGTGAEDYVGQAWGIQDEACAHHGCNWRENDDEADTGRVSLYRWHLADPIVCSERMRITIQQIGHRPTYQARTIDDYKAELFERSDDWSAAAFWYQPGPAAVPPCPPSDVLLADLPEPAPSDKPTNPDPDADTEPGT; the protein is encoded by the coding sequence ATGAACCCCTTCGACACGCCCTGGCGCATCCCCGCCGGCATCCAATCCCGCTCGATCTCGTTCGAGAACCCCACCGGCAAACGCGGTGCCGGCGGCCGCGCCGCCAGTCCGCTGGGCCCGGGCCGCAAGGGTGACCCGGTACGCCACGTACACGACGGCGAGACCGTGGTGCTGGCGGACATCCAGGGCCGCGGCACCATCCGCCACATCTGGATGACCCTGCACGACAAGCCGCAGCTGCTGCGCGGCTCGGTCATCCGTATCTATTGGGACGGCCATGACCAGCCCTCTGTGGATGTGCCGGTGGGCGAGTTTTTCGGCTTCGCCCACGGCCGTTGCAGCGGTTTCCAGTCGGCCCTGCACTCGGTCACCAGCACGCGTGGCATGAACAGCTGGCTACCGATGCCGTTCCGCAGCGCCGCGCGCATCGAATTCCACAACCGTTCCGGCGCGCGACTGCCGCTCTTCTACCAGGTCGATTACACGCTGGGCGATGACCATGGCGATGACGCCGGCACCCTGCACGCCAGCTTCAACCGCCAGAACCCGACCACGCCGGGCCGCGATTTCGAGATCCTGCCCGAACGCGCAGGCCGCATCCGCTACCTGGGCTGCGTGCTGGGCGTGCGCCCGCTCGACCCGCTGTGGTGGGGCGAAGGCGAGATGAAGGCGTACCTGGACGGCGATGACGAGTGGCCGACCATCTGCGGCACCGGCGCCGAGGACTATGTCGGCCAGGCCTGGGGCATCCAGGACGAGGCCTGCGCGCACCATGGCTGTAACTGGCGCGAGAACGACGATGAGGCCGACACCGGCCGCGTGTCGCTGTACCGCTGGCACCTGGCCGACCCCATCGTCTGCAGTGAGCGCATGAGGATCACCATCCAGCAGATCGGCCACCGGCCCACCTACCAGGCCCGCACCATCGACGACTACAAGGCCGAACTGTTCGAGCGCAGCGACGACTGGTCGGCGGCGGCGTTCTGGTACCAGCCCGGCCCCGCCGCCGTGCCGCCCTGCCCTCCGTCCGATGTGTTGCTGGCCGACCTGCCCGAACCCGCGCCCAGCGACAAGCCAACCAACCCCGACCCCGATGCCGATACTGAACCTGGCACGTGA
- a CDS encoding M20/M25/M40 family metallo-hydrolase: MNDAHPAPSHNPAWPWTWLALCLLALALMYAGTGIHRIGPDPDALDFDTGAALATVRQLIPENRPHPTGSAENRAVADRVEAGFRAAGLTVERQATDLCTAMSPGCSRVENIIATLPGSGGDNGERNVLLLLSHYDSVPASPGAGDDISGTAVLLRAAHELAAEGPWRNDIVFLVTDAEETGLRGAMAFVEQHPLAERVGLVINLEARGAAGSSALFETSTGNHALISAYADAVERPVSSSLMVEVYRRMPNGTDLTIFIDDGVPALNFAYTGAGSLYHTERDDSDRLSPGSLAHHGEQMLALARAWANADLAEARADGDATYTDLFGRWVVAWPQGWNLPLAILAVLLTAVLWLRSEGGVLAKLGALSLPLLLLVAHPLLGAVLTFPLAKWPGAHLLDHPQPMAGDWSIFIGSVLLALLAGTLAARRLSPRALLYGAWFVYALLALLLALTLPGGSYIGLLPLAAFLLPLAIESLLRRGRYPLASALLGLAAATYMAIYHYAVLEALGSFNASAMRMAALALFAIVAMPLLAARPKTGLKLRGPVLATLALLLVVTTVATTRPVATPDRPRWANLVYDLDVDANGVATNPQWRLNTYGVTAHAAASLMGFTAPPAAVDLPGTPRRPMYTKPAPSLALDAPALDIRSQRQDGDTRVIEATLRGARDGYLLALVFDTPADLLGLAASGVMMTGPDGRGIATFNGFGNDGIDVTLTLPADRDVSATLVEFSALPDTPEAREMLEARPADTSPVQRGDHAEVRRRLVL, translated from the coding sequence ATGAATGACGCCCACCCCGCCCCGTCCCACAACCCGGCCTGGCCCTGGACCTGGCTGGCCCTGTGCCTGCTCGCGCTGGCGCTGATGTACGCCGGCACCGGCATTCACCGCATCGGCCCCGACCCGGACGCGCTGGACTTCGACACCGGCGCGGCGCTGGCCACGGTGCGCCAGCTGATCCCAGAGAACCGCCCCCACCCCACGGGCTCGGCCGAGAACCGCGCCGTCGCCGACCGGGTCGAGGCCGGGTTCCGCGCCGCCGGGCTGACGGTGGAGCGCCAGGCCACCGACCTGTGCACGGCCATGAGCCCGGGCTGTAGCCGGGTGGAAAACATCATCGCCACGCTGCCCGGAAGTGGCGGCGACAACGGCGAGCGCAACGTGCTACTGCTGCTGTCCCACTACGACAGCGTGCCGGCCTCGCCCGGCGCCGGTGACGACATTTCCGGCACCGCCGTGCTGCTGCGCGCGGCCCATGAGCTGGCCGCCGAGGGCCCGTGGCGCAACGACATCGTCTTCCTGGTCACCGATGCCGAGGAGACCGGCCTGCGCGGCGCCATGGCCTTTGTCGAGCAGCACCCGCTGGCCGAGCGTGTCGGCCTGGTCATCAACCTGGAAGCGCGCGGCGCCGCCGGTTCCAGCGCCCTGTTCGAGACCAGCACCGGCAACCACGCGCTGATCAGCGCCTATGCCGACGCGGTGGAACGCCCGGTCAGCAGCTCGCTGATGGTGGAGGTTTACCGGCGCATGCCCAACGGCACCGACCTGACCATTTTCATCGACGACGGCGTGCCGGCACTGAACTTCGCCTACACAGGCGCCGGCTCGCTGTACCACACCGAGCGCGACGACAGCGACCGCCTGTCACCCGGCAGCCTGGCCCACCATGGCGAGCAGATGCTGGCGCTGGCCCGCGCCTGGGCCAACGCCGACCTGGCCGAAGCCCGCGCCGACGGCGATGCTACCTATACCGACCTGTTCGGCCGCTGGGTAGTGGCCTGGCCACAGGGCTGGAACCTGCCGCTGGCGATCCTGGCCGTGCTGCTGACGGCGGTGCTGTGGTTGCGCAGCGAAGGCGGCGTGCTGGCCAAACTGGGCGCGCTGTCGCTGCCTCTACTGCTGCTGGTCGCACACCCGCTGCTGGGCGCCGTGCTGACCTTCCCCCTGGCCAAGTGGCCGGGCGCGCACCTGCTGGACCACCCCCAGCCGATGGCCGGAGACTGGTCGATCTTTATCGGCAGCGTGCTGCTGGCCCTGCTCGCCGGCACCCTGGCGGCCCGGCGCCTGTCACCCCGCGCCCTGCTCTACGGGGCCTGGTTCGTGTATGCCCTGCTGGCCCTGCTGCTGGCGTTAACCCTGCCGGGCGGCAGCTACATTGGCCTGCTGCCGCTGGCCGCCTTCCTGTTGCCGCTGGCGATCGAGTCGCTGCTGCGGCGCGGCCGCTATCCCCTGGCCAGCGCCCTGCTGGGCCTGGCCGCGGCCACCTACATGGCCATCTACCATTACGCCGTGCTGGAGGCGCTGGGCAGTTTCAACGCCAGTGCCATGCGCATGGCCGCGCTGGCGCTGTTCGCCATCGTCGCCATGCCGTTGCTGGCGGCGCGCCCCAAAACCGGCCTGAAGCTGCGTGGCCCGGTGCTGGCCACGCTGGCGTTGCTGCTGGTGGTCACCACGGTGGCCACCACCCGGCCAGTGGCCACGCCGGACCGGCCGCGCTGGGCCAACCTGGTCTACGACCTGGACGTGGACGCCAACGGCGTGGCCACGAACCCACAATGGCGCCTGAACACCTATGGCGTCACCGCGCACGCGGCCGCCAGCCTGATGGGCTTCACCGCCCCACCGGCCGCTGTCGACCTGCCCGGCACGCCGCGCCGGCCCATGTACACGAAGCCGGCCCCGTCACTGGCGCTGGACGCGCCGGCGCTGGACATCCGCTCGCAGCGACAGGATGGCGATACCCGCGTGATCGAGGCCACGCTGCGCGGCGCCCGTGACGGCTACCTGCTGGCGCTGGTGTTCGACACCCCGGCGGACCTGCTCGGCCTGGCCGCCAGCGGCGTGATGATGACCGGCCCGGACGGCCGCGGCATCGCCACCTTCAACGGTTTCGGCAATGACGGCATCGACGTCACGCTGACACTGCCGGCGGACCGTGATGTGAGCGCCACGCTGGTGGAGTTCTCTGCGCTCCCCGATACCCCGGAAGCCAGGGAAATGCTCGAAGCGCGCCCCGCCGATACCTCGCCGGTGCAGCGTGGCGACCACGCCGAAGTGCGCCGCCGGCTGGTCCTGTAG
- a CDS encoding TRAP transporter small permease: MRRLSEWLDRGARFIATWGLLLMAAAMLFQVVARYGLNEPPAWTEELARIAMLWAGLAGATTALLRRRDPVLVRSEHFASPRLRRAAHWVQSVAVMLFCGVVLWVSPPWLAVHGWRVTEALGLPSQWVVAIVPLACAILIIHALTLLVSESAAENSDNE; the protein is encoded by the coding sequence GTGAGGCGCCTGTCCGAATGGCTGGATCGTGGCGCCCGCTTCATCGCCACCTGGGGCCTGCTGCTGATGGCCGCGGCCATGCTGTTCCAGGTGGTCGCGCGCTACGGCCTGAACGAGCCACCGGCCTGGACCGAGGAACTGGCCCGCATCGCCATGCTCTGGGCCGGCCTGGCCGGCGCCACCACGGCGCTGCTGCGGCGCCGCGACCCGGTACTGGTGCGCTCGGAACACTTCGCCTCGCCACGCCTGCGCCGGGCCGCCCACTGGGTGCAATCGGTCGCCGTGATGCTGTTCTGTGGCGTGGTGCTGTGGGTCTCGCCGCCGTGGCTGGCGGTGCACGGCTGGCGCGTCACCGAGGCCCTCGGCCTGCCCAGTCAGTGGGTGGTAGCCATCGTGCCGCTGGCTTGCGCCATACTGATCATCCATGCGCTGACCCTGCTGGTCAGCGAGTCCGCTGCGGAGAACTCCGACAATGAATGA
- a CDS encoding TRAP transporter substrate-binding protein has protein sequence MKRRAFIGGLGAAGGVALAGLPAQQALASLASDTKVGMSLPANLERNGAYVWVKVCTDHLRAGGMNVRVYPNSTIGGERERTIQAQLGLLEINVTGGDEIGRWSPIAAAGSRPFLVDSYDHMNRIIDDTDYLATITADLAAVDLVMVDFVYVASMVGLFTRGKPVRRIEDLRSLRLRVLSEADMNLLRAWQVRGVQVAWEEVAQALQTGIVDAYLNPPNVAPMFGHGSVLDYYTNLRMGPAMRVVVASKPWMDALSPAQRALVRQAFGAARAANRAWSEQMLEADHQALDKAGIEWIELDDDERATWLEASARIAPSHWETPAEAERYLRFVESTRPEGARP, from the coding sequence GTGAAGCGGCGCGCGTTCATTGGCGGCCTGGGCGCGGCCGGCGGCGTGGCCCTCGCCGGCTTGCCGGCGCAACAGGCGCTGGCGTCGCTGGCCAGCGACACCAAGGTGGGCATGTCGCTGCCCGCCAACCTGGAACGCAACGGCGCCTACGTGTGGGTGAAGGTCTGCACCGACCACCTGCGCGCCGGCGGCATGAACGTGCGCGTCTACCCCAACAGCACCATCGGCGGCGAGCGCGAGCGCACCATCCAGGCGCAGCTGGGTTTGCTGGAAATCAATGTCACCGGCGGTGACGAAATCGGCCGCTGGTCGCCGATCGCCGCGGCCGGCTCGCGGCCGTTCCTGGTCGATTCCTACGACCACATGAACCGCATCATCGACGACACCGACTACCTGGCCACCATCACCGCCGACCTGGCGGCCGTGGACCTGGTCATGGTCGATTTCGTCTACGTGGCCTCCATGGTCGGCCTGTTCACGCGCGGCAAACCGGTGCGCCGCATCGAGGACCTGCGCTCGCTACGCCTGCGGGTGCTCAGCGAGGCCGACATGAACCTGTTGCGGGCCTGGCAGGTGCGCGGCGTGCAGGTGGCCTGGGAGGAAGTGGCGCAGGCGCTGCAGACCGGCATCGTCGACGCCTACCTGAACCCGCCCAATGTCGCGCCGATGTTCGGCCACGGCTCGGTGCTGGATTACTACACCAACCTGCGCATGGGCCCGGCGATGCGCGTTGTAGTGGCCTCCAAACCCTGGATGGACGCCCTGTCGCCGGCGCAGCGCGCACTGGTCAGGCAGGCCTTCGGCGCGGCCCGCGCCGCCAACCGCGCCTGGTCGGAGCAGATGCTTGAAGCCGACCACCAGGCGCTGGACAAGGCCGGCATCGAGTGGATCGAACTGGACGACGACGAACGCGCCACCTGGCTGGAGGCCAGCGCGCGCATCGCCCCCAGCCACTGGGAAACGCCCGCCGAGGCCGAGCGTTACCTGCGCTTCGTGGAATCCACCCGGCCCGAAGGAGCCCGCCCGTGA
- a CDS encoding TRAP transporter large permease, with the protein MLTAALIIALVIALAALGVSLAYALGTAAVVAFVVTDSLPFLAAAPQRIFSQLDVFAIMAMPLFILAGELMNRAGITRALIDVAMLMLARLPGGLGHVNIMTSVFFAGISGSATADIAAMSNTFVPQMEKRGYDRQYAGAVTAASSVIGPIIPPSIVLILYGAIMSTDVAALFAAGVVPGLLLAAALFATNAWYARREGHPGGAGEERPPLGPTLKKGAPALLLPVIILGGIVFGIVTPIEAGALACLAAVVIGFAGNGLTWASITQALRRTATLTGSIFMIIAAASLLSYLIVLHQVPDDLATLVANIHVDGIWFVLVIMLTFLLLGMGFDFMLGLTVVAPLLVPIAVMQGADPVAMGLLICLNLSIGLITPPLGGAIMMVATITGDGYWGLCRRVLPFVLAELAVLLLIAVFPEIALALPRALGLL; encoded by the coding sequence ATGCTGACCGCCGCCCTCATCATCGCCCTGGTGATCGCACTGGCCGCGCTGGGCGTGTCGCTGGCCTACGCGCTGGGCACGGCCGCAGTGGTGGCTTTCGTGGTGACCGATTCGCTGCCGTTTCTGGCCGCGGCGCCGCAGCGCATCTTCAGCCAGTTGGACGTGTTTGCGATCATGGCCATGCCACTGTTTATCCTTGCCGGCGAGTTGATGAACCGCGCCGGCATCACCCGCGCGCTGATTGATGTCGCCATGCTGATGCTGGCGCGGCTGCCGGGCGGCCTGGGGCACGTCAATATCATGACCTCGGTGTTTTTCGCCGGCATCAGCGGTTCGGCCACCGCCGACATCGCCGCCATGTCCAACACCTTCGTGCCGCAGATGGAAAAACGCGGCTACGACCGCCAGTACGCCGGCGCGGTGACCGCGGCCTCGTCGGTGATCGGGCCGATCATCCCGCCATCGATTGTGCTGATCCTGTACGGCGCCATCATGTCCACCGACGTGGCCGCGCTGTTCGCCGCCGGCGTGGTGCCGGGGCTGCTGCTGGCGGCCGCGCTGTTCGCCACCAACGCCTGGTACGCGCGCCGCGAGGGCCACCCCGGCGGCGCCGGCGAGGAACGCCCGCCGCTGGGCCCGACGCTGAAGAAAGGCGCGCCGGCGCTGCTGTTGCCGGTGATCATCCTCGGCGGCATCGTCTTCGGCATCGTCACGCCCATCGAGGCCGGGGCGCTGGCCTGCCTGGCCGCCGTGGTCATCGGCTTCGCCGGCAACGGCCTGACCTGGGCGTCGATCACCCAGGCGCTGCGGCGTACGGCCACTCTGACCGGCTCGATCTTCATGATCATCGCCGCGGCCTCGCTGCTCAGCTACCTGATCGTGCTGCACCAGGTGCCCGACGACCTGGCCACGCTGGTGGCCAATATCCACGTCGACGGCATCTGGTTCGTGCTGGTCATCATGCTGACCTTCCTGCTGCTGGGCATGGGTTTCGATTTCATGCTGGGCCTGACCGTGGTGGCGCCGCTGCTGGTGCCGATCGCCGTCATGCAGGGCGCCGACCCGGTGGCCATGGGCCTGCTGATCTGCCTGAACCTGTCCATCGGCCTGATCACCCCGCCGCTGGGCGGCGCCATCATGATGGTGGCCACCATCACCGGCGACGGCTACTGGGGCCTGTGCCGGCGGGTGCTGCCGTTCGTGCTGGCGGAACTGGCGGTGCTGTTGCTGATCGCGGTGTTCCCCGAAATCGCGCTGGCGCTGCCGCGCGCACTGGGGCTGTTGTGA
- a CDS encoding M81 family metallopeptidase: MKVFAAYLAHETNSFSPLPTDLDSFRELGIHRAGMDPEAAGNPLKVAAGFYAEARRRGDDITVGLCAHAQPSQPTRQADYEQLRDALLDDLRGALDGLDMVLLMMHGSMLAEGCDDCEADVLAHVRNLVGPDLPVGLLLDLHCNISPAMLRHATVIKACKEYPHTDFDARARELYDICARVVTGDARPVMAFQPLPMFGLFQTARQPMRGLVDHALALEQQPGVLSITLAHGFPWSDVAYSGAGVIAVTDNDPVLAAEIAADTGRTFFAQRQAGQVPLDGIDPCLDRALAAPPGTVVIADMSDNPGGGAGSDSTFILQRVLERGIGNCLFAYFWDPAALDAAFAAGESATLALAIGGKAGPDSGQPVELQVTVRALRTEATQAHIADGEPTALGRTALVSGAGVDIILNDIRQQPFTPEGLQACGARPWDKRLVVVKSSHHFHAGFHQRAAAIIHCDAPGLLNADARARPYTAIRRPVWPLDDIDETALPPVMTC; encoded by the coding sequence GTGAAGGTTTTTGCCGCCTACCTGGCGCACGAGACGAACTCGTTCTCGCCGCTGCCGACAGACCTGGACAGCTTCCGCGAGCTGGGTATCCACCGCGCCGGCATGGACCCGGAAGCGGCCGGCAACCCGCTGAAGGTGGCGGCTGGTTTCTACGCCGAGGCGCGCCGTCGCGGCGACGACATAACCGTGGGCCTGTGCGCCCATGCCCAGCCCAGCCAGCCGACCCGCCAGGCCGATTACGAGCAGCTGCGCGATGCACTGCTGGACGACCTGCGTGGCGCGCTCGATGGCCTGGACATGGTGCTGCTGATGATGCACGGCTCCATGCTGGCCGAGGGCTGCGACGATTGCGAGGCCGACGTGCTGGCACACGTGAGGAACCTGGTTGGCCCCGACCTGCCGGTGGGCCTGCTGCTTGACCTGCACTGCAACATCAGCCCCGCCATGCTGCGCCACGCCACCGTCATCAAGGCCTGCAAGGAATACCCGCATACCGACTTCGATGCCCGCGCGCGTGAGCTCTACGACATCTGCGCGCGCGTGGTCACGGGCGATGCGCGACCGGTCATGGCGTTCCAGCCCCTGCCGATGTTCGGGCTGTTCCAGACCGCGCGGCAGCCGATGCGCGGCCTGGTCGACCACGCGCTGGCGCTGGAGCAGCAGCCAGGGGTCCTGTCGATCACACTGGCGCACGGCTTTCCGTGGTCCGATGTTGCCTACTCGGGTGCCGGTGTGATCGCCGTCACCGATAACGACCCCGTGCTCGCGGCCGAGATCGCCGCCGACACTGGCCGCACCTTTTTCGCGCAGCGCCAGGCCGGCCAGGTGCCGCTGGACGGCATCGACCCCTGCCTGGACCGCGCGCTGGCCGCGCCGCCCGGCACCGTGGTCATCGCCGACATGTCCGACAACCCCGGTGGCGGGGCCGGCTCGGATTCGACATTTATCCTTCAGCGCGTGCTGGAACGCGGCATCGGCAATTGCCTGTTCGCCTATTTCTGGGACCCGGCCGCGCTTGACGCCGCCTTCGCGGCCGGCGAAAGCGCCACGCTGGCGCTTGCCATTGGCGGCAAGGCCGGGCCGGACTCCGGCCAGCCGGTTGAACTCCAGGTAACCGTCCGCGCGCTACGCACCGAAGCGACCCAGGCCCACATCGCCGACGGCGAGCCCACCGCGCTGGGCCGCACCGCGCTGGTGTCCGGCGCCGGCGTCGACATCATCCTCAACGACATCCGCCAACAGCCGTTCACACCGGAGGGCCTGCAGGCCTGTGGCGCGCGGCCCTGGGACAAACGACTGGTGGTGGTCAAATCCAGCCACCATTTCCACGCCGGCTTCCACCAGCGTGCCGCGGCCATCATCCACTGCGACGCCCCCGGCCTGCTGAACGCCGACGCGCGCGCGCGGCCCTATACCGCCATCCGCCGCCCGGTCTGGCCACTCGACGACATCGACGAGACCGCCCTGCCCCCGGTGATGACATGCTGA
- a CDS encoding helix-turn-helix domain-containing protein, with protein MPEAPRDNTSKPNTVGQGIRRRRTALGWALKDLSQASGVPLSTLSKVETGAMSLKIEKLLDVCAALGIDVMDLVAPGERPAGEPEPVTGRRAITQSATAPETVTANAVYRHHAHDFAHRRMTPSVIHLQPGHEPELVRHRGEEFIYVLDGRVEVLTEFYTPTVLETGDSIYIDANMAHNVRALDGQPARVLNIAAARPA; from the coding sequence ATGCCCGAAGCGCCCCGCGACAACACCAGCAAGCCAAACACGGTAGGCCAGGGCATACGTCGCCGCCGCACTGCGCTGGGCTGGGCCCTGAAGGACCTGAGCCAGGCCAGCGGCGTACCGCTGTCGACACTGTCAAAGGTCGAAACCGGGGCCATGTCGCTGAAGATCGAGAAGCTGCTGGATGTGTGCGCCGCGCTGGGTATCGATGTCATGGACCTGGTTGCCCCGGGGGAACGGCCCGCCGGCGAACCGGAACCGGTCACCGGGCGGCGCGCGATCACGCAGTCGGCAACGGCGCCGGAGACGGTCACCGCCAACGCGGTCTACCGCCATCACGCCCACGATTTCGCCCACCGTCGCATGACGCCCAGCGTCATCCACCTGCAACCCGGCCATGAGCCGGAACTGGTGCGCCACCGCGGCGAGGAATTCATCTACGTGCTCGATGGACGCGTCGAGGTACTCACCGAGTTTTACACCCCCACGGTGCTGGAGACCGGCGACAGCATCTATATCGACGCCAACATGGCCCACAACGTCCGCGCCCTGGACGGCCAGCCGGCCCGGGTGCTCAACATCGCGGCGGCCCGCCCGGCGTGA